Proteins encoded together in one Balearica regulorum gibbericeps isolate bBalReg1 chromosome 3, bBalReg1.pri, whole genome shotgun sequence window:
- the KCTD3 gene encoding BTB/POZ domain-containing protein KCTD3, whose protein sequence is MAGNGGGFAGAGSGEIIQLNVGGTRFSTSRQTLMWIPDSFFSSLLSGRISTLKDETGAIFIDRDPAAFAPILNFLRTKELDLRGVSINVLRHEAEFYGITPLVRRLLLCEELERSSCGSVLFHGYLPPPGIPNRKINNTAGPPADVRTGQNCSESEIHGGGVQPTLAGTGEGTVKLGFPVDPRKVLIVAGHHNWIVAAYAHFAVCYRIKESSGWQQVFTSPYLDWTIERVALNAKVVGGPHGDKDKMVAVASESSIILWSIQDGGSGSEIGVFSLGVPVDALFFIGNQLVATSHTGKVGVWNAVTQHWQVQDVVPITSYDTAGSFLLLGCNNGSIYYIDMQKFPLRMKDNDLLVTELYHDPSNDAITALSVYLTPKTSVSGNWIEIAYGTSSGAVRVIVQHPETVGSGPQLFQTFTVHRSPVTKIMLSEKHLVSVCADNNHVRTWTVTRFRGMISTQPGSTPLASFKILSLEEAESHGSYCSGNDIGPFGERDDQQVFIQKVVPITNKLFVRLSSTGKRICEIQAVDCTTISSFTVRECEGSSRMGSRPRRYLFTGHSNGSIQMWDLTTAMDMVNKSEDKDVGGPTEEELLKLLDQCDLSTSRCATPNISPATSVVQPNRLRESNSSLQLQHHETIHETATYGSVRPYRESPLLARARRTESFHSYRDFQGFNLSSKSPTEKAAAANGNSSQTEARKATAEGSVAERKAVLTTALEVRGTGVTDAGACCSTEVHRVPESSLDLKRRGPEEESEAKAESKKKMGFEGAGFLGRKKVPLLPSAPVLAEGGPELPGAASPSPTKTAASPRHRKNDSSCQDYGL, encoded by the exons atattTATTGATAGAGATCCAGCAGCTTTTGCacctattttaaattttcttcgCACAAAGGAGTTAGACTTACG ggGAGTGAGTATTAATGTTCTCAGGCATGAAGCTGAATTCTATGGAATCACTCCTTtag TGAGAAGATTGCTACTATGTGAAGAACTGGAACGTTCATCTTGTGGCAGCGTCCTTTTTCATGGCTACCTGCCTCCTCCAG GCATTCCCAACcgtaaaataaataatactgcTGGGCCACCGGCTGATGTTAGAACTGGTCAAAACTGCTCCGAGAGTGAGATTCATGGAGGTGGTGTCCAACCTACACTTGCTGGTACTGGGGAAGGTACAGTCAAGCTAG gATTTCCTGTGGACCCACGGAAAGTTCTGATAGTAGCTGGCCACCACAACTGGATAGTAGCTGCCTATGCCCATTTTGCTGTTTGCTACAG AATTAAAGAATCATCTGGGTGGCAGCAAGTGTTCACGAGTCCCTATCTGGACTGGACAATTGAACGAGTGGCTCTCAACGCTAAGGTGGTTGGAGGACCTCATGGAGACAAGGATAAGATGGTTGCAGTTGCCTCGGAGAGTAGCATAATCTTGTGGAGCATTCAAGATGGTGGTAGTGGCAGTGAAATTG GAGTGTTCAGTCTTGGAGTCCCTGTAGATGCTCTCTTCTTCATTGGCAACCAGTTGGTGGCTACAAGCCATACTGGGAAAGTGGGAGTGTGGAACGCTGTGACTCAGCATTGGCAG GTTCAGGATGTTGTTCCTATCACAAGCTATGATACTGCTGGGTCTTTTCTGCTGCTGGGCTGTAACAACGGCTCTATCTACTATATAG ACATGCAGAAGTTCCCGTTGCGAATGAAAGACAATGATCTTCTAGTGACGGAATTGTACCATGATCCCTCCAATGATGCTATAACAGCACTCAGTGTCTACCTCACGCCTAAAACAA GTGTAAGTGGCAATTGGATTGAGATTGCATATGGCACCAGCTCTGGAGCAGTGAGGGTGATTGTACAGCACCCTGAAACAGTTGGGTCTGGGCCTCAGCTCTTTCAGACCTTCACAGTTCACCGAAGTCCTGTTACGAAGATCATGCTCTCAGAGAAACACCTTGTGTcag TTTGTGCTGATAACAACCATGTACGGACATGGACTGTGACTCGGTTCCGGGGCATGATTTCAACTCAGCCAGGCTCAACACCTCTTGCATCATTCAAAATCTTATCCCTGGAGGAAGCAGAGAGTCATGGCAGTTACTGTTCTGGAAATGATATTG gACCCTTTGGTGAACGTGATGATCAACAGGTGTTTATCCAAAAAGTTGTTCCCATCACTAATAAGCTATTTGTAAGACTGTCTTCAACTGGGAAAAG GATCTGTGAGATCCAGGCAGTTGACTGTACTACCATCTCATCATTTACTGTACGAGAATGTGAAGGATCCAGCAGAATGGGCTCCCGGCCACGCCGCTACCTCTTCACTGGACATTCAAATGGCAGCATCCAGATGTGGGACCTGACCACAGCTATGGACATGGTTAATAAGAGTGAGGACAAAG ATGTTGGTGGCCCCACAGAGGAAGAGCTGCTCAAGTTGCTTGACCAGTGTGACTTGAGTACGTCTCGCTGTGCCACACCCAACATCAGTCCTGCCACCTCAGTAGTTCAACCAAACCGGCTTCGGGAATCTAATTCCAG CCTCCAACTGCAGCACCATGAAACAATCCATGAAACAGCCACGTATGGCTCCGTGCGGCCATACAGAGAAAGCCCCTTATTGGCAAGAGCAAGGCGGACGGAGAGCTTTCACAGTTACCGGGACTTCCAGGGTTTTAACTTATCCAGCAAAAGCCCAACAGAAAAGGCAGCTGCTGCAAATGGGAATTCAAGCCAGACAGAAGCCAGGAAGGCAACAGCTGAGGGCAGTGTAGCCGAGCGGAAGGCAGTCCTGACAACGGCACTTGAAGTGCGAGGCACGGGTGTGACAGATGCAGGTGCGTGTTGCAGTACAGAGGTTCACCGTGTGCCAGAGAGTTCTCTGGATCTCAAAAGAAGAGGACCAGAAGAGGAGAGTGAAgccaaagcagaaagcaaaaagaaaatggggtTTGAAGGAGCTGGTttcctgggaaggaagaaagtgCCTCTCCTGCCCTCTGCGCCAGTCCTTGCCGAAGGTGGGCCTGAATTACCTGGTGCAGCTTCTCCATCGCCTACCAAGACAGCTGCTTCACCACGTCACCGGAAGAATGACTCGTCCTGCCAAGACTATGGCTTGTGA